The genomic stretch TATGAATCTGACGGGGAGTACGGATCCATTGTCAGGTTTACAATGCAGCTTGAAACTGTTAAAAAGAGTATTGTACATACTATTAGGACGGCCAGTATCTGTTTGTTCTGGCTCCATGTCTTGAAATCTTCAAGAAGTTTTGGATTTGAATGTCCGTTTGCAATCTGAACATCCTGATATGCCGCATAGAATCCATATGCCCATACCAGCATGGTAAATACCATAAAAACATTTACAAAAACAGCTAAAGCTGCAAAAAGTATTCTTAATGCGATGATTATCATTCCCTTTTGGGTATTTCCTGCATATACTGAACCCAGTCCTGATAAAATGAACGAGAGCACAAGGGCAAGGTAAATGTTTTTGTGATGTGTTTTTTTGATTTTGTGTCCGCAGCTGGAGCAGAATGATGCTCCTTCTGGAATTTCGCTTCCGCAGTTTTCACAGTACACGGTAAATCACCTGTTTTTAAAAAAAAGATATGTTTGCAGCTATTCGTGGAGCTGCAGGATTCCTTTCTTGCTGACTATCTTGTCGATTCCTGAGTTTTTAATCATTCTGAAACATATTGGGCAGGGTTCGGCGTCTTCTATTTCAAGCCATTCGCCGTCATCATACTTTTCTCCAGCAAGATAGATTGTTGAGCCGAGCATTTCGTTTCTGCTTGCGCTGATCATTGCATTCTGTTCGGCGTGGACTGAAAAGCAGTCGTTATAGTTTCCTGAATTTGACGGAAGGTTCATCCTCTGGCAGTCCCCTCTGTCGCAGCAGTTTTCCTCTCCTCTAGGGTTGCCGTTGTAACCTGTACTTACTATCTCGTCGTTGTTGACAATTACTGCACCGTATCTTCTTTTAAGACATGTGCTTCTTTTTGATACTGCAAGAGCGATTGCAAGATAATACTCGTTCTTGCTCATACGATTTGCATTGTTTTCATCTGCCATAAAATAATCACCCGGTTAAAACATGAAAAATAATTTTTTTCCTGATTATACTATTTGGTGTTAATCTTATATTAACTTTGAATGGATTATCTGAGGTCACTGTCAGGTGAAATCTGGCTAGTTTTTAACATTATTGTGCAAGAATTCTCCGGCTTCTTTAAGCCGGGAGATGAATTGCACTTTTAAGAGAGGGTGTTGTATTTTTGGAATTTTTTTTGCAAAATAAAAAAATATACTGTATTACTTTTCAAATGCTCTTAGATAAACTCTATTTATTATAAAGATATATAAGTTGTTATAAGAAAAAGAAAACATATTTTTTTTGATGTTTAATCAAAAAAATTAAATCGATGTTTTTTTTTCGAGTATACAAATTAAATTAATGAGATTTTTGTCTAAAAAAGGTGTGGGGAGCAATTATGGTTGATAAAACTTTTATTTTGACCGATAAGATTGAGTTTGTCCCTGATGAGGATTTAGAAGGGGAATTAAATTTCAATTTACGGGCAACCGGTTATGTATTCAACAAAACATTAGAATACAGCATTTACCGTGAAAACCTAGTCAAAGAATTTGGAATAGGAAAAACATGTAAAATCAACCGTAATTACACACAAAAAATCGTAAGAAATCTAAAAAAACAAAAACCATTCCTGAAAAAAGCAGAATCCACCTGCATACAAGCATCCACCGACCGTCTCATAAAAGCATATGATGGATACTACGATGGAAGAACCGGACACCCCAAGTTCAAGTCCCTTAAAAAAAATCCAGTAAAATCCATCACACTCAGAAACAACGAATATGAAACTAAAAACGGAATAAAAGGTTCTATAAGATGGGAAGATAACAAATTACACTTAAACAAACTAGGATACATTGAAGTCAAACATAAAAGAGACATCGACGGCAAAATCAAAGAAGCCACAATCCTAAAAGAAAACGGAAAATGGTTCGTCTGCATAACATATGAAGTAGAAAAAATACAACCAAGGGACACATTTTCCGGCCCTTCTTTATATGTAGGCATAGATGTGGGATTAACAGACTTCCTAACATTTTCCAACGGAAAAGTCATACACAAACCCGATTTAAAAAAAATAAACCGTAGAATACAATATTACCAACAAAAACTAGCACGCCAAAAAGAAGGTGGATCCAACTGGAAAAAAACACTAAAAAAACTCCACAAATGGATAAACAAGAAAAACAATGTCGTCAACGACTATTATCATAAAATATCCTACAATATTGTAAAACACTGCGAATTCATAGCAATGGAAACATTAAACATACGAGGAATGATACGAGCAAGAAGTTTAAGCAGAAGCATTCATGAAATAGGCTGGGGAAAACTCATTGAAATGATACGATACAAATCAGAATGGTACGGACGTGAATTCGTACAAATCGATCGATGGTTCCCTTCCAGTAAAAGATGCAATGTTTGTGGTGAAATAAATCATGGTTTAGGTCGTGATGAAAGAGAATGGGAATGTCCACGCTGCCATAGCATACTTCAAAGAGATGTTAATGCTGCAAAAAATATTTTAGACGAAGCTCTACGCGCCACTGGTTCAATGGTGCTATGCTTAGTAGATTTCATACCTATTGGTCAAGGCAAATTCGAATATTATTACGAATGGAAAGGCTTTGACAAAACAATAGGTATGGCCTAAGAATCTCCAGCTTCTACAAGCTGGAGAGGTTCAAGAATACTACTCGCCCCCGTCAAGTGTGAAATCGGCAAAGGTGTCCCTTTCAGGTGTGTCTGTAAGCCTCAGGCTTTTTTCAACGTCCATTGCCAGGGCATCGCAGTCCGCCTTGATGGCGTCAAGATGCATGAGAATTCGCTGCTTTTCCTCATTTATTCTTTCAATGTTTTTGTAAGGGTAGATGCATTCCTTAAGCATCTCGTATTCTATTGTAGTGTACGGGTATTCGTTAAGCCGTTTGCATACGCTTATGAGGACAGAGTGGAGGAATTTATTCATTTCCACCTTGACCTGGTCCCTGATCATCTTGTCGTCGTCAAGATGCTTTCTCATGAGGCGTGTTACCTCATTTTTGGCGAAAGGCAATTTTTCCGGTTTTTCATTAATTTTTTCGTAAGTCATAATTTTTTTCCTGTTATTTGATGGTTGAAACATTACATGTTGTCTAATATTATATTGTGTTGAGGCAGTATATAAAGGTATCGTTTTAATTAAAATATTGACTGTTTATTCTTATACTTTATTGCTTAAAATATAAAATAAATTAACCTAAATACAATAATTATAATATTATATTATTCTGTAAAAACCGTTGAATTAAAATTAAAAGCCAATGAAAACTTTTCAATTTAAACAATCGGAAATATCATTATAATGCAGGATAAATTTTGCAATTTGGAAAAAAAGGAATTGCTGCAATTACCTTAAAAATAGCTAAAAAACCAGATAAATACAAAAAAGTGATGGTAAAATATATATTTAAAAAAAAGAAAGCTAATTGTTTAAAAGACCCTCATAAAAATTAGCTATAATTAAAAGATTAAAAAACAGAAAAAAGAATAATTTTAAATGTTTTATCTAAAAAAAATAGGAAAAATAAGTGAAAGTTAATTCCACCTATTTTTTGACTTTTATGCTGTATTTTACAGTATCCTTAAGGTATGTTGCCTGATAGGTAACCTTTTTGGATACTTTCAATTTTTTAAGGACAGTTGATTTTATTGTTAATTTTGCAACTCCCTTCTTGTCGGTTTTTGCAGTGTATTTCTTGCCGTTGAACTTGAAGGTAATCTTTTTGCCCTTAATGTATTTCTTGTTTATCTTTGCAAGTGTTGCGGTTAGAACAAGCTTTTTGGCTGATTTCTTGACAGCGACTTTTTTGAGTGTCATGAGGTGTTTAACTGTCAGGGTAGCTTTTTTTGTAACTCCAAGGGATGTTATCTCCAGCTTGTATGTTCCAGGAATCTGGGTTACCTTGAACTTGCATTTTCCGTCTGCATCGGCAGGCATTGTCTTGAACTTCTTGCCATTGACCTTGATTACCACTTCAGCAGCAGCAGGTTTTCCTCCGAATCCCTTAACTGCAATCTGGTAGTATGTTCCTGCAGTGTAGGTTACCTTTGCGTTTGAAGCGGTGATTGAAGGGTTTATTATTTCAACGTTTCCGTTCTGCACTGCACCATTGTATTTGTCATCACCTGAATAGCTTATTTCATATTCATAGTTTCCGTCTGCAAGTGCAGGTAGTGCAAGTGTTACGATTCCGCCTGAAACATCAAAACTGTATTTTTCACCGTTTACTGTTAGTGTTACTGTTCCTGTTGCATCACTTGGAAGGGTTACATGAGCTGTTCCGTCCTCAAATTCTGTGACTTTCATGTCGGGATTGATTGTAATGTCCTTGTCTGAATTGTAGTTTCCTTGCATGCTGAAACCTGCATATTGGTCGTCACCTGAGTATGTGATAGTATATGGATTGTCACCGGTCACATCAGGGAAAGTGACAATTGCCTTACCGTCAACAACATCGAACTCATAGTCCTCACCTGCAATGGTCAATGTGACCTTACCCTTTGCATCGGCCGGAAGGCTGACAGGAATGTCCCTTGATCCTTCACCAGGAGGAGTTATTTTAATGTCATCCTGAGAGATTTTGCCTA from Methanobrevibacter sp. encodes the following:
- a CDS encoding zinc-ribbon domain-containing protein, whose protein sequence is MYCENCGSEIPEGASFCSSCGHKIKKTHHKNIYLALVLSFILSGLGSVYAGNTQKGMIIIALRILFAALAVFVNVFMVFTMLVWAYGFYAAYQDVQIANGHSNPKLLEDFKTWSQNKQILAVLIVCTILFLTVSSCIVNLTMDPYSPSDSYSSYHTGSSSSSSSSGSSHSSSHYGGVDDSPNVIAKNDPDWYYDHYEYGDNDKIDEYLESQGYD
- a CDS encoding dCMP deaminase family protein; amino-acid sequence: MADENNANRMSKNEYYLAIALAVSKRSTCLKRRYGAVIVNNDEIVSTGYNGNPRGEENCCDRGDCQRMNLPSNSGNYNDCFSVHAEQNAMISASRNEMLGSTIYLAGEKYDDGEWLEIEDAEPCPICFRMIKNSGIDKIVSKKGILQLHE
- a CDS encoding transposase gives rise to the protein MVDKTFILTDKIEFVPDEDLEGELNFNLRATGYVFNKTLEYSIYRENLVKEFGIGKTCKINRNYTQKIVRNLKKQKPFLKKAESTCIQASTDRLIKAYDGYYDGRTGHPKFKSLKKNPVKSITLRNNEYETKNGIKGSIRWEDNKLHLNKLGYIEVKHKRDIDGKIKEATILKENGKWFVCITYEVEKIQPRDTFSGPSLYVGIDVGLTDFLTFSNGKVIHKPDLKKINRRIQYYQQKLARQKEGGSNWKKTLKKLHKWINKKNNVVNDYYHKISYNIVKHCEFIAMETLNIRGMIRARSLSRSIHEIGWGKLIEMIRYKSEWYGREFVQIDRWFPSSKRCNVCGEINHGLGRDEREWECPRCHSILQRDVNAAKNILDEALRATGSMVLCLVDFIPIGQGKFEYYYEWKGFDKTIGMA